A portion of the Melitaea cinxia chromosome 1, ilMelCinx1.1, whole genome shotgun sequence genome contains these proteins:
- the LOC123666581 gene encoding ctenidin-3-like: MARIAILCLALVVIATVQAAPGYSKGHTGGGGLGGGGGGFGGGGFGGGGGFGGGGGGGFGGGGGLGHGGGGGLGGGLGKGVGGGGGGFGGGVGGGLGGGGSFSGGKHKGGYGR; this comes from the exons ATGGCCAGGATCGCGATACTTTGTTTGGCCCTCGTGGTCATTGCTACCGTTCAAGCGGCaccag gttaCAGTAAAGGCCACACCGGTGGAGGTGGATTAGGTGGTGGCGGCGGTGGTTTTGGCGGCGGAGGTTTTGGAGGCGGGGGTGGTTTCGGAGGTGGAGGAGGTGGAGGTTTTGGAGGTGGCGGTGGTCTGGGACACGGAGGCGGCGGTGGTCTCGGTGGAGGTTTGGGAAAAGGCGTCGGCGGCGGAGGAGGTGGTTTTGGTGGTGGTGTCGGCGGTGGTCTTGGTGGAGGTGGAAGCTTCAGTGGTGGAAAACACAAAGGTGGATATGG ACGCTAA
- the LOC123655275 gene encoding glycine-rich cell wall structural protein isoform X2 produces the protein MARLAVACVALGVIACVHTATGYGGYGGGGGGGGFGGGFGGGGFGGGFGGGKGGGGGGGFGGGLGGIDGGFGGGKGGGGGGGFGGGLGGGHGGNGGGGLGGGLGGGHGGGLGGGGGLGGGHGGGLGGGSGGGGGLGGGHGGGLGGGAGDGGGFGGSGGLGGGHGGGLGGGAGDGGGFGGSGGLGGGHDGGLGDGAGGGGGLGGGGGLGGGHGGNLGGGAGGGGGGLGGGHGGGLGGGAGGGGGLGGGHGGGLGGGGGQGGGGGLGSGLGGGLNGGHGGHNHRGHGNGYGSANAHATASASASSGSYGKYGR, from the exons ATGGCGAGGCTTGCGGTAGCTTGTGTGGCCCTCGGGGTCATCGCCTGTGTTCATACGGCGACGG gtTATGGTGGATATGGAGGAGGCGGTGGTGGGGGCGGATTTGGAGGAGGCTTCGGAGGTGGAGGATTTGGCGGTGGATTTGGGGGTGGAAAGGGAGGTGGCGGTGGGGGAGGATTTGGCGGCGGACTTGGAGGAATAGACGGTGGATTTGGCGGCGGAAAAGGAGGTGGCGGTGGAGGAGGATTCGGCGGTGGACTTGGGGGAGGTCATGGAGGAAATGGAGGCGGAGGACTGGGCGGTGGACTTGGTGGAGGCCACGGCGGTGGACTCGGCGGTGGTGGAGGACTAGGCGGAGGCCATGGCGGCGGTCTGGGCGGTGGTTCCGGCGGTGGCGGTGGACTCGGCGGAGGCCATGGCGGCGGTCTAGGTGGTGGCGCCGGCGATGGCGGTGGATTCGGCGGCAGCGGAGGACTAGGCGGAGGCCATGGCGGCGGTCTAGGTGGTGGCGCCGGCGATGGCGGTGGATTCGGCGGCAGTGGAGGACTAGGCGGAGGCCATGACGGCGGTCTAGGTGATGGTGCCGGGGGCGGTGGTGGACTTGGCGGCGGCGGCGGACTAGGAGGAGGCCATGGCGGCAACCTAGGCGGTGGTGCCGGCGGTGGCGGTGGAGGACTAGGTGGAGGCCATGGCGGCGGTCTAGGCGGTGGAGCTGGTGGTGGCGGTGGACTCGGAGGAGGCCACG GTGGTGGACTCGGCGGTGGCGGTGGACAAGGCGGCGGCGGGGGACTAGGAAGCGGACTTGGTGGCGGTCTCAACGGTGGTCACGGTGGACACAACCATAGAGGGCATGGTAATGGATATGGCAGTGCAAACGCTCATGCCACTGCCAGCGCCAGTGCCAGCAGCGGAAGCTATGGAAAATATGG ACGCTAA
- the LOC123655275 gene encoding glycine-rich cell wall structural protein isoform X1 → MARLAVACVALGVIACVHTATGYGGYGGGGGGGGFGGGFGGGGFGGGFGGGKGGGGGGGFGGGLGGIDGGFGGGKGGGGGGGFGGGLGGGHGGNGGGGLGGGLGGGHGGGLGGGGGLGGGHGGGLGGGSGGGGGLGGGHGGGLGGGAGDGGGFGGSGGLGGGHGGGLGGGAGDGGGFGGSGGLGGGHDGGLGDGAGGGGGLGGGGGLGGGHGGNLGGGAGGGGGGLGGGHGGGLGGGAGGGGGLGGGHGGGLGGGHGGGLGGGAGNGGGGGLGSGLGGGLNGGHGGHNHRGHGNGYGSANAHATASASASSGSYGKYGR, encoded by the exons ATGGCGAGGCTTGCGGTAGCTTGTGTGGCCCTCGGGGTCATCGCCTGTGTTCATACGGCGACGG gtTATGGTGGATATGGAGGAGGCGGTGGTGGGGGCGGATTTGGAGGAGGCTTCGGAGGTGGAGGATTTGGCGGTGGATTTGGGGGTGGAAAGGGAGGTGGCGGTGGGGGAGGATTTGGCGGCGGACTTGGAGGAATAGACGGTGGATTTGGCGGCGGAAAAGGAGGTGGCGGTGGAGGAGGATTCGGCGGTGGACTTGGGGGAGGTCATGGAGGAAATGGAGGCGGAGGACTGGGCGGTGGACTTGGTGGAGGCCACGGCGGTGGACTCGGCGGTGGTGGAGGACTAGGCGGAGGCCATGGCGGCGGTCTGGGCGGTGGTTCCGGCGGTGGCGGTGGACTCGGCGGAGGCCATGGCGGCGGTCTAGGTGGTGGCGCCGGCGATGGCGGTGGATTCGGCGGCAGCGGAGGACTAGGCGGAGGCCATGGCGGCGGTCTAGGTGGTGGCGCCGGCGATGGCGGTGGATTCGGCGGCAGTGGAGGACTAGGCGGAGGCCATGACGGCGGTCTAGGTGATGGTGCCGGGGGCGGTGGTGGACTTGGCGGCGGCGGCGGACTAGGAGGAGGCCATGGCGGCAACCTAGGCGGTGGTGCCGGCGGTGGCGGTGGAGGACTAGGTGGAGGCCATGGCGGCGGTCTAGGCGGTGGAGCTGGTGGTGGCGGTGGACTCGGAGGAGGCCACGGTGGTGGACTCGGAGGAGGCCACGGTGGTGGACTAGGCGGAGGTGCTGGCAATG GCGGCGGCGGGGGACTAGGAAGCGGACTTGGTGGCGGTCTCAACGGTGGTCACGGTGGACACAACCATAGAGGGCATGGTAATGGATATGGCAGTGCAAACGCTCATGCCACTGCCAGCGCCAGTGCCAGCAGCGGAAGCTATGGAAAATATGG ACGCTAA
- the LOC123655275 gene encoding glycine-rich cell wall structural protein isoform X3, which produces MARLAVACVALGVIACVHTATGYGGYGGGGGGGGFGGGFGGGGFGGGFGGGKGGGGGGGFGGGLGGIDGGFGGGKGGGGGGGFGGGLGGGHGGNGGGGLGGGLGGGHGGGLGGGGGLGGGHGGGLGGGSGGGGGLGGGHGGGLGGGAGDGGGFGGSGGLGGGHGGGLGDGAGGGGGLGGGGGLGGGHGGNLGGGAGGGGGGLGGGHGGGLGGGAGGGGGLGGGHGGGLGGGHGGGLGGGAGNGGGGGLGSGLGGGLNGGHGGHNHRGHGNGYGSANAHATASASASSGSYGKYGR; this is translated from the exons ATGGCGAGGCTTGCGGTAGCTTGTGTGGCCCTCGGGGTCATCGCCTGTGTTCATACGGCGACGG gtTATGGTGGATATGGAGGAGGCGGTGGTGGGGGCGGATTTGGAGGAGGCTTCGGAGGTGGAGGATTTGGCGGTGGATTTGGGGGTGGAAAGGGAGGTGGCGGTGGGGGAGGATTTGGCGGCGGACTTGGAGGAATAGACGGTGGATTTGGCGGCGGAAAAGGAGGTGGCGGTGGAGGAGGATTCGGCGGTGGACTTGGGGGAGGTCATGGAGGAAATGGAGGCGGAGGACTGGGCGGTGGACTTGGTGGAGGCCACGGCGGTGGACTCGGCGGTGGTGGAGGACTAGGCGGAGGCCATGGCGGCGGTCTGGGCGGTGGTTCCGGCGGTGGCGGTGGACTCGGCGGAGGCCATGGCGGCGGTCTAGGTGGTGGCGCCGGCGATGGCGGTGGATTCGGCGGCAGCGGAGGACTAGGCGGAGGCCATGGCGGCGGTCTAG GTGATGGTGCCGGGGGCGGTGGTGGACTTGGCGGCGGCGGCGGACTAGGAGGAGGCCATGGCGGCAACCTAGGCGGTGGTGCCGGCGGTGGCGGTGGAGGACTAGGTGGAGGCCATGGCGGCGGTCTAGGCGGTGGAGCTGGTGGTGGCGGTGGACTCGGAGGAGGCCACGGTGGTGGACTCGGAGGAGGCCACGGTGGTGGACTAGGCGGAGGTGCTGGCAATG GCGGCGGCGGGGGACTAGGAAGCGGACTTGGTGGCGGTCTCAACGGTGGTCACGGTGGACACAACCATAGAGGGCATGGTAATGGATATGGCAGTGCAAACGCTCATGCCACTGCCAGCGCCAGTGCCAGCAGCGGAAGCTATGGAAAATATGG ACGCTAA